In the Streptomyces fradiae ATCC 10745 = DSM 40063 genome, GCCGCCACGCTCGTCGCCGACACGGGCCGGGTGAAGGCCCTCGCGGTGACCGGCTCGCAGGTCCCCGCCACGGTGGACCTGGAGCGGCCGGGCGCCCTCGCCCCGATGGAGTGGACCCTGACCCGCGCGGACGCCACCGTCGACGTCACACTGACCCACACGGCCACCGGCAGGGCGCGCACGGAGCGCCTGGCGCAGCCGGCCTCCGGCACCCGCTTCGCCTTCACGTGGGACGGCCTCCTCGACGGTGCCAGCGCCCCGAACGGCGCCTACACCTGGCAGGTCACCGCCACCCGCGCGGACGGCTCCGGCGCCCCGGCGACCGCCTCGGGCGGCTTCCGGGTCACCCGCGAGGCCAACCCGCACGACTACAACGACAACGGTTCGACGGACGTCCTCGCGCGGGACGCCTCCGGCGTGCTGTGGCGGGACGACCTCCTGGACTGGCCGTCCGAGGGCGGGATCGAGACCGCGCAGCGGGCGAGCATCGGACGCGGCTGGCAGATCTACGACCGGATCGAGGCCGCCGGGGACCTCGCGGGCGGCCCCGTGGGCGACCTGGTGGCCCGCGACACCTCCGGTGTCCTGTGGCTCTACCAGGGCACGGGCGCGGGCACCTTCACCGCCCGTACGCAGATCGGCAAGGGCTGGCAGATCTACGCCACGCTCACCGGCGGCAGCGACCTCACCGGCGACGGCCGCGCCAACCTCCTCGCCACCGACACCGCCGGCGACCTGTGGCTGTACCGGGGCACGGGCAGCGCGACCGCGCCCTTCGCGGCCCGCGTCCGGCTCGGCGGCGGCTGGCAGGTCTACCGCGAGATCACCGCCGTCGGCGACATCGCGGGCGGCGCGGCGGGCGACCTCGTGGCCCGCGACGCCGCCGGGGTCCTCTGGCTCTACCAGGGCAACGGCGCCGGCAACTTCCTGGCCCGCGTACGGGTCGGCTCCGGCTGGAACGCCTTCACCCACCTCGTCGGCGCGGGCGACGTCGACGCCGACGGCCGCCCCGACCTGGTCGCGTACGGCCCGAACGGCACGCACGTCTACCGCTCCACCGGCTCGGCGACGGCCCCGTTCAGCCGCCTGACGACCACCCTGTACACGGGCGAGGGCACCGCCTTCGACACCATCGCGTAACACCCCCGCCCTTCCACCCCGGCCCGGAGCCCCCCCAACGGGACGGCTCCGGGCCGCGGCCGTTCCACCGCGCCTGCGGCGCCGGCTCACGAGACCGGCACCCATGCGGCCTCAAGCCCCCAGTTCCGGCCCCACCGCGTAGTCGCCGATGTCGGTCGGGGCGTGCTCCCTGCGGGCCAGGGCGCGGCGGACCGGGGCGGCGAGGCGGTCCCGCTTGGCCGCGTCGCGGGCCGGGCGGCGGGCCGCGAACTCGGGCATCACCTCCTGGGCGAAGAGCCGCAGCGACGCGCAGATGTGCTCGTGCCGGTTCCTCCCGAGCTGCGCCGCGAAGATGACCTGGTCGACCCCGGCGGCCTCGTACCGGCGCACCAGGTCGGCCAGTTGCTCCGGGGTGCCGATGCCCTGCCGGAGCGACGCCATCTCCGCCAGCCGCGCCTCGGGGCTGCCCGGGGCGGGCGGTGCGCCCGAGGGGTCGCGGGTCAGGCCGTGCCGGGCGCGTGCCTCCTGGAACGAGCGCCACATGTCGCTGCCGCCGGGGCGGTGCCTGCCGAGGAAGTAGTAGTACATGAGCGCGTACGACCAGAACTGCGCCCCGTCCAGCCCCCGGTCGAGCGCCGTCTCCTCGTCCCGGTGGCACATGAACGGCAGCGCCACCGCGAAGTTCGGGTTCACCGCGAGCCCGGCCGGTACGCACGCGTCCGAGGCGATCACCTCGTAGTACAGGTCGGCCCACTCCTTGGCCTCCTCGGGCGCCGCGAACGACAGCGCCAGCGCGCCGAGCCCCGCCCGCGCGGCGGCCTCGATGGTGGGCCGCGCCGTGCAGCCCACCCACAGCGGCGGGTGCGGGCGCTGCCTCGGCTTGGGTACGACGTTGCGCGGCGGCACGTCGATCCAGCGGCCCTTGTGCCCGGTGAACGGCTCCTCCGCCAGCATCCGCGTCACCACCCCCAGCGCCTCCCGCCACTGGTCCCGCTTGGCGGCCCGGTCCACCCCGAAGCCGTCCAGCTCCATCTGCGAACTGCCCTGCCCCGTACCGAAGTCGACGCGCCCGCCGGAGATCAGGTCCAGTGTCGCGATCCGCTCCGCGACACGCGCCGGGTGGTTCACCGACGGGGAGAGCGTGACGATGCCGTGGGAGAGCCGGATGCGCTTCGTCCGGGCGGCGGCGGCGGCCAGGAACACCTCGGGCGCCGAGGAGTGGGAGTACTCCTCCAGGAAGTGGTGCTCCGTCGCCCACACGTGGTCGTAGCCGAGCCGGTCGGCCAGTTCGATCTGCTCCAGCGCCTCCCGGAGGAGGCGCTCCTCGCTGTCGCGCTCCCACGGCCGGGGCAACTGGAGCTGGTACAGCAGTCCGAAACGCATGGTACGGCTCCTCGAAAGGGTGGGGGGTTGGGGGAACGGATCGCTCAGCCGTCACACGGGCCACCGGGGGCAACACCGGCCCCGGCGACGGTCACGGGCTGCCCGCCCGCCCCCGCGCCCATGCCCGGTCGGCCCCGCTTTGGCCGGGAGCCGACGGAACTTCGGCCTTCAACCACCCTGCGTGGCCGCCGCCTCGGCGTGCTCCGCGCACGCCTCCGTGACGTGCGGGTGCAGCAACCCCGGCTCCACGAACGGCATGGCGCGCGTCGGCCGCGACCGCCAGTCCAGCGGCCACGTCAGCCCCTCGAACGCCGGGACGCCCACGTACGCCGCCCGTCCGCTCCGGCGCGTCAGCGTGCGCGCCTCACCGGGCGGCCAGCGGTACGCCCCGGCCGTACCGGGCGGGAGCAGGAAGTACAGGTACCTACGCCCCGACAGCTCCCGCACGATCGGCCCGGCCTGGAAGTCCGTGTACGTCATCAGCCGGTACGCCACGTCCTCCGCGAGCAGTCCGGCGATCCGCACGGCGTCGAAGTGCACCCCGGCGTGCCGGAGCGCATGGCCGGAGGCGGGTACCCAGGAGGGCGGGCTGTCAAGCGGTTCGGAGAAGTCCATGCGGCCAGCTTGCTGGCTGCGCTACCACTGTGACCAGCGCCACACGAGGTCCGTGCGGGGCTGTGACCAGGGGAGTTCGGAAGGTGGACGTGGTGAACAACGGCAAGAAACCGAGCAGCGGATCGACCGGCGCGGCGAAGGTGTTCGGGCGGCTGCTCAGGTTCCATCGCGAGCGGGCCGGGATCACGATGGAGGTGCTGGGCAAGCACACCTCGTACTCCAAGTCCCAGGTGGCGATGATCGAGAAGGGCGAGCGCAGGCCGAAGGACCACTTCGTGCGGGTCGCGGACGAGGTGCTGGGTGCACAGGGTGCACTCCTGGAGGTCGCGCAGGAGATCACCCCGAGCGGGGTGGCCGCGTGGTTCGAGGACTATCTGGTGGAGGAGGCGCAGGCGGCGGGAATCCACATGTACGCCAATCATGTGATCCCCGGCTTGCTGCAGAGTCCCCATTACGCCGAGGCGGTCTTCAGGTGTGATGTGCCCGCGTTGGACGAGGACGAGATCGAGACAGGAGTCGCCGCCCGTATCGACCGGCAGAAGGTGTACCACCGGGACCCCCGGCCGCACGTCACCTACATCCTGGAGAAGATCACGCTGACCCGGCCCATCGGCGGCCGTGAGGTGCTCAAGGACTGCCTGCTGCACCTGCTCGACATCGCCCGGCTGCCCAACGTCGAGATCCAGGTGATGCCGGAGGATCGGACGACGCACGCGGGACTGAGCGGGCCGTTCATTCTGCTGGAGACGGCCGGGCGCCGACGGCAGCTCGTCTACGTGGAAGGCCAGGGCGGTCGCTACTTTCTCAGCGAACAGCCGCTGCTCGGCGACCTGTTCACACGCCATGGCACTATGCGAGCGCAGTCCATGTCCCCCGAAGACTCCGTACGACTGATCGAACAGGTGGCACGAGAGCTATGACCGATGACCTGAACTGGTTCAAGAGCAGCTACAGCAGCGGCCAGGGCGGCGAGTGCGTCGAGGTCGCCTTCACCAAGTCCTCCTACAGCAGCGATCAGGGCGGCGAGTGCGTGGAGGTCGCCGCCTGTGCGCATGCCGTGCGGGTCCGGGACTCCAAGGACACCGCCCGTCCCGGTCTCGCCGTGGCACCCGAGGCGTGGAGCGCCTTCGTGCGCGCCGTGGGCTGAGCGCGTACCCGAGACGGCGGAAGGGCCTCCGCGATCAGTCCGTCGCAAAGGCCCTTCCGTGCTGTCGTGCCGGGTGTGTCAGAAGATGCCGTTCAGGTGGTGCCAGTCGACCGCGACGACCTCGCCCGGCTGGAGGGAGCCGGTGCCCCTGCCGTGGTAGACGAGGTGGCAGCCGACTCCGCGGCACGTGTCGTTCGCGAAGGCGCTGGTCGTGGAGGTGGCCAGGTCGGCGTTGCCGTCGCCGTTGATGTCGCCCAGGCCGAGGATGTGCTCCATGACGTTCCAGCCGCCGGAGCCGACCAGGACGCGGGCGCCGAGGGCTCCGGTGCCGCCCGGGTACAGCCACAGCTTGCCGGTGGAGGCTTCGCGGGCGATCAGGTCGGGGCGGCCGTCGCCGTTCATGTCGCCCGCGCCGACGAGGGCGTTCATGGCGTTCCAGCCGCCGTTGCCGATCAGCTTGCGCGCGCCCAGGGCGCCCGTGGACGTGCCCGGGTACAGCCACAGCCGGCCGGTGGACTTCTCGACGGCCAGCAGGTCCGTACGGCCGTCGCCGGTCAGGTCGCCGTAGCCGACCAGCCGGCTCATGGCGTTCCAGCCGCTGTTGCCGATCAGCGTGCGGCCGCTCAGGGTGCCGCTGCCCGTGCCGGTGTACAGCCACAGCCTGCCGGTGGACGCCTCGCGGGCGATCACGTCCTCGCGGCCGTCACCGCTGAGGTCGCCGTGGCGGACCAGGCCGTTGAAGACGTTCCAGCCGCTGTTGCCGATCAGCTGCCCGCTGCCGTCGCCGCGCAGGAACCACAGGCGCCCGGCCTTGTCCCGGACGAGGACGTCGGCCTGTGCGTCGCCGTTCATGTCGGCGAAGCCCTGCGCCTCGGGGGCGGGCGACGCGTACCAGGCCGGGTAGGCCGGGGAAACGCACTCGCGTGAGGTGGCGACGAACTTCAGCGAGCTGACGTTGCCCTGGTCGTGGACCCACTCGGTGCCGGCCGGGTCCGGGTCCCACACGCCGACCATGCCGGACGTGCCGTGGTTCGGGTCGTCGTACAGGCAGGCGTACTTGCCGGTGCGGTTCACGACCGAGCGGAACGTGTTGTCCCAGGCGCCCAGCGTCGCCTGGTCCGCGTTGGTCTTGTACATGGTGCCGGTGCCGTTGTCGGTCTTCCAGGCGCAGAAGTAGCCCGACGGGCAGTCGCTGATCGCCGCCTGCGCGGGCGCCGCGGTGGCGCCGAGGAGACCGAGCGAGGTGAGCCCCAGTGCCGTGGCCAGCGTGGCCAGGCGCCGCAGCAGTGGTACGCGCATGTGTTCCCTCCCCTGGGGCGGCGCGGGAAGATCGACGCGCCGAGGGAGGCGACGATATCCCGCCACCCGGATCACGCCACCGCCGGGTCACCCCGGGGTGCGGGGCGACGTCGGCGCCGGGCGGTCGCGCCCCCGTGCGCCGCCTCGCACCATGGAGAGAGCGCCACCGTACCGGCGCGGGATGCGGCGCCCACGCCGCTCGGACGCGGGGCGGGCCCGGCGCGGGGCGGGCCCGGCGCGGGGCGGGCCCGGCGCGGGGCGCGGGAGAAGCCGGGAAGCGGGAGAAACCCGGGGAGCGCCATGGAACGTGCGAGGGGCATACCGCCCGGACCACCTGAACCACCCGAACACAAGGCGCCGTGGTGGCAGAGGCTCGGGGTGTTCGTGATGTCGGCCGTCGCCCCGTTCACGGGGCTCCAGGCGGGCCAGGCGCCTGCGCCCGCGGGGGAGCCGCCGGGCATCTCCGTCGTCCAGCGCCGGGACGACGAGCCCGAGGGTCTCGACCCCGAGCGGTGGGAACCGCGCGAGGACGACGTCGAGCGGCTGTGCGCGGCGCTGGCGCGGCTCGACTACCCGTCCGGGTTCGCCGAGGCCGACATCGCCTACAGGCTCGCCGAGGAGTTCCTGCGCCAGGTGCATCTGACGCGCAGGCGCGGACACGCGTGGGGGGAGTCGGCGGCGCGGTGCCGGGAACTCGCCGGTGCGGCGTTCCACGACGTGGTGGCGGGGCCTCCCGGGCACGCGGGGGCGCCGCGCGACACGGCGCCGGGTGGGCCGGAACCGGGGCTCCAGGTGCTCGGCGCCACGCCCGTGGGGGAGCCGGGTCCGGGCGTGGAGCCCTTCGGCGACGAGGCGGTGATCGCGCTGGTGTCGCAGGGGATGCGCGAGGGCCTCCGGTCGGCGGGTCTGCCGGCCGGGCTGTCGGACCGCTGCGCCGAGACGGCCGCCCACCACGCGCCGCGCACGCCCGGAGCGGACCCGTCCTGACCGGGACGGGCTCCGGCACCGCCGGTCAGCGGGTGCGGAGGGGGGCCGTCTCGGAGCGGAAGCCGTGGCCCAGCTCCGGGCCGAGGCCGTGGTAGTGGCGGAAGTTGTAGACGAGCGGGCTCCACCGGGCCGGGTCGACGTACTGCGTGTCCGGGACGGTGACGGCCGGGTCGGCGTGGACGTGCACGACCTCCGCCTCCACCGTCCAGAACGAGCCGTCCGCGCTGCGGGTGCGCTGCCGTACGCGGGCCTCCAGCTGGAGCGGGCACTGCGCGACGCGCGGCGGCCGGACCCGTACCGACGCCTGCGGGGTCAGTCCGGCGGCGGCGAACTTGTCCGGCTCGTACCGGTAGACGGGCCGCTTCTCCGGCGGTACCGGGTCGGCGCCGGTCAGCGGGGCCAGGCGCTCCACGGCCGGCCACAGGTCCGGCGACGGCAGGTTGACGACGAGGCCGTGGCGGTCGGCCAGGTTGTGCGCGGTGCGGCTGTCCCGGCCCAGGCCGAGCACCACCGTCTGGCCGAGCGCCCACGCGGACGAGAACGCCGCCAGGTTGGGCGTGCCGTCCGGGTTCTCGGTGGTGAGCAGTACGACCGGGGTGCCGAAGTACAGGACGCTGGGCGTGATGGTGCGGTGCGGACGGGCGGGGGCCTCGGTGGTGGTGCCGTTCATGTCCCCGACCCTAGGAGCCGGACACTTCGGCGGCCGTCGAAGCGTCCGGGGGCGGGACCTGTAGGGGGCTGGGGGCCCGTAGGGGGGCCGGGGCCCGTAGGGGGCCGGGGCCCGTAGGGGGCGGGGGCCCGTAGGGGGCGGGGGCCCGTAAGGGCCGTAAGGGGGCAAGGCGCCCGTAAGGGCCCGTAGGGCCTTCAGGGGTGTCTCGTCGCGCGCGCCCCTGGGGGCGGCTCCCCGCCGGGCGGGCTCGCGCGCCCGGCTCACGGGGCGGGTGCCGTCACGCCCCGCAGGCCGAAGAAGTACGTCGTCACGAAGCCCGCCGCGTACCCGGCCAGCAGCCCCGCCGCGTAGGCCCCGACCGTGGCCAGGGCGCCGCCCGGACCGGACAGCAGCGGGAACAGCGCCCAGCCCGAGGGGCCGATCGCCGTCGACCCGACCGTGTCGCCCCACATCCCGAACAGGCCGATCACTCCCCCGCCGACCGCCCCGCCCACGCACGCCGTCGCGAACGGGCGGCCCAGCGGCAGCGTCACGCCGTAGATGAGCGGTTCGCCGACGCCCAGCAGGCCCGCCGGGAGCGCCGAGCGGATCGTGCGGCGCAGGCCCTCGGCGCGCCGCAGCCGCACGTACACGGCGAGCGCCGCGCCCACCTGGCCGGCGCCCGCCATCGCGAGGACCGGCAGCAGGGCCGTGTACCCCTGCTGCTCGATCAGCGTGGCGTGCAGCGGGATCAGCGCCTGGTGCAGGCCCAGCATGACGAGCGGCAGGAACAGCCCGCCCAGCACGAAACCGGCCGCCGCCCCACCCTGCGCGAGGAGCCCGTCGGTGGCCGTGCCGATGGCCGCCGCGACCTTCCCGGCCGCGTACATCAGCCCGTACACGGTCACCAGCCCCGCGACGAGGACCGTCAGGGTGGGGGTGACCAGCACGTCCAGCGCCTCGGGCACCCGGTGGCGGCACCACTTCTCGACGCGCGTCGCCAGGAACGCCGCCGCCAGCGCGCCCAGCACCCCGCCCTGGCCGGGCGCCAGGGGCTGCCCGAACACCTCGACCTCGGCCACCCCCGCGTACACCACGATCGCCGCGACCGCCCCGCCCAGGACGGGCGTCCCGCCGAACTCCTGCGCCGTGTTGTAGCCGACGAACACCGCGATGAGCGCCATGAACCCGGACGCGATGACGGTCAGGGCGGGCGTGAGGGAGGGCAGCGCGCCGAGGTTGACGAGCAGGCCGTTCAGACCGGCGATGACGCCGCAGCCGATGAGCGCGGGGATGAGCGGCACGAAGACGTTCGCGACGCGGCGCAGGGCGCGGCGCACCGGGCGGGCCTCGTGGGGCGGGTCGGTGGCGGGGGCCGCCTGTGTGCCGGGCGGGGTCTGCGGGGGCGCCGCCGCCGACCGTGCGAGCAGCGCCTGGAACTCCGGGGTGACCCGGGCGACCGTGCCGGGGCCCAGCACGATCTGGTACGCCGCCCCCTCCTCCACCACGCCCAGCACCGCCGGGTGCGCGCGCACCTCGGCGTCCCGCACGAGGGCCCGGTCGTGGAGGGTGAGGCGCAGGCGGGTCATGCAGTGCGCGACCGCCCCGACGTTCGCCGCGCCGCCCACGAGCGGGAGGAGGGCGGCGGCCGTCGCCTGGTGGGGGGTGGTGGCCGTCGCCTGGTGGGGGGTGGCGGGGGTGGCGGCTTCGGTGGGTGGGGCGGGGGCGGCCGGCGGAGGGAGGCCGTCCGGCGGGGTGGGGCCGCCGGGTGGGGTGGGGCCGCCGGGTGGGGCGGAGCCGCCGGGTGGGGCGGAGCCGCCGGGTGGGGCGGAGCCGGCCGGCGGGGCGGGGCGTTGTGGGCCGGACGGGTCGTCCGGGGTGGGGTCCGACGAGTGGGGGTCTTCGGTCGTCGTCATGGGGGCCTCGCGTGCGGGGGTGCGTCAGGGGGCCGCCGCCAGTGCGGCGCGGAGATGACCGTGGTGCTCCGCGAGGAGGCGCGCGGCGGTCGGTGCGTCGACCCCGCCCAGCAGGACGAGCACGGCGTGCTTCACCTCGCCGCCCGTCGCCTCCAGGGCGCGCGCTATCTCCTCGTCGGAGGCGCCCGTGGCCTGCGCGACGATCCGGTGCGAGCGGGCCCGCAGCTTGGCGTTGGTGGCGCGGACGTCCACCATCAGGTTCCCGTACGTCTTGCCGAGGCGGATCATGGTGATCGTCGAGATCATGTTGAGGACGAGCTTCTGCGCCGTACCGGACTTCAGGCGCGTCGAGCCGCTGATGAACTCCGGCCCGACGACCACCTCGACCGCCAGGTCGGCCGCCGCCGCGAGGGCGCTGCCCGTGTTGCAGGCGAGGCCCACCGTCAGGGCGCCCGCGTCCCGCCCGTACTCGACGGCCCCCAGCGCGTACGGGGTGCGGCCCGACGCGGACACGCCGACCACCGTGTCCCGCTCGGAGAGGCCCAGCGCCTTCAGGTCCTCGTGGGCGAGGGCGGCGGAGTCCTCGGCGCCCTCCACCGACCGTACGAGCGCGTCGGGGCCGCCCGCGATGAGGCCGACGACCTGCGACGGGTCGGCGTTGAAGGTGGGCGGGCACTCGCTGGCGTCCAGCACCCCGAGCCGCCCGGCCGTGCCCGCGCCCGCGTAGACGAGGCGCCCGCCGCGCGCCATGCGGGCCGCGATGGCGTCGACGGCCGCCGCGATCCGCGGGAGCTGCGCGGCCACCGCCTCGGGCACGGCGCGGTCGCCGGCGTTCATGGCGCGGGCGATGTCGAGGGTGGGCCACGTGTCGACGTCCGCCAGGTCGGGGCGGAACTCCTCGGTGGCGAGGGTGCCCAACTGGGCTCGGAGGGTTGCGGGTTCCCGGACGGGGTCGTTCATGCGCGGCTCTCTCGGTGCTCGGCGGGATCGGCGTCGTCGGGGTGCGCGGATGGGCGGGACCGGGTCGGACGGTGGGTGGTGGACGGTGGTGCGGGCGGGCGGGTGGTGCCGGCGGTGCGGGTGGTGTGGGCCGGTTCAGCGCGGGTGGGTGCGCTGGCGCGGGGTGCGGCGGTGGGCCAGCGCCTCGTACGACGCGGAGAGCGCGGGCGCGGCCGTCGCGTACGTCCGCTGCGTGACACACGTGAAGAGGCAGTCCACCACCAGCAGTTGGCTCGTGCGGGACGACATGGCCGCCGGTCTCAGCTCCGTCTCGCGCGCCGTGGACGTGGTCAGCAGGTGGTCCGCGTACTGCGCGACCGGGCCGTCCGGGCGGCCGGTGACGGCGACGGTGGTGGCGCCGCGCTCGAAGGCGACGCGCAGCGGTTCGATGACGTCGGCGGTGGCGCCCGAGTGGGTGATGGCGACGGCCACGTCCCCCGTGCGGAGCTGCACCGCGCCGGTCACGGCGACGTGCGGGTCGCTGTGGGCGTGCGCGACCAGCCCTATGCGCAGCAGCTTCTGCGCCAGGTCCTGGGCGACCAGGCCGGAGGCACCGATCCCGTACACGTCGATCCGGCGGGCGTCCGCGAGGGCGGTGACGGCGGCGGCGAGCTGCGCCGTGTCGAGCGCGGCGGCCGTGTCGGCGAGGGTCTGCTGCTCGTCGCGGGCGAGCTTGGCGACGACGGCCTCGACCGGGTCGTCCACGGTGATGTCGGACGTGACGGCCGGCGGCCGGCCCGAGGTGCGCTGCGCGGCCAGCCCGGCGAGGGCGAGGCGCAGGTCCCGGTAGCCGGGGTAGCCGAGGGCGCGGGCGGTGCGGACGACGGTCGCCTCGCTGGTGCCCGTGCGTTCGGCGAGACCGGTGACGGTGAGCGCGGCGCAGCCCGCCGGGTCGGCCGCGACGGCCTCGGCGACGCGCTGCATGGACCGCGTCATGGACGGGGCGAGGGCGCGGACCTTCGCGGCGAGCGGATCGGGCGCCGCGCCGACGGGGGCGGGGGCGGGGCCGGGGGCGGTGGGGCCGACGTGCGTACCGGGGCGGGCGGGCGTGCCGGGGGCGACGTGGGCGGAGGGGTCGGCGGGCGTGCCGGGGGCGGAGGGGGCGCCGGGCGTGCCGCCGGCCGGTGCGGGCGGCCCGGGCGGCAGGGCCCCGGTGAAAGTTTCCTTCAGCTCCTCGGTCACCCTTGAAACGTATTTTCAGCGATGGTGGCCGTCAACCCCGCGCGTCAGAATGGCCGTATGACCGAGCCCGGCCCCCTGGAGCAGGCGCTGCACGCCGCACGCGCGCTGGTCCTCGCCGACCTGACCGCCCGCGATGTCGCCGAGGCGGAGATCGTCTCGCTCGTCGAGGACGCGGTGGCAGGCCGCCGCTGGTGGGTCGAGCAGTGGCCCGAGGGCGCCGGGTACGTCGCCGGGCTGGTCGCGCAGGACGTGCAGGACGCACTGCTGGAGCGGTACGGGCGCTGGCCGCTGTGCCCGGTGTGCGACGCGGGCGACCCGCACGCGCTGGACGTGGAGCCCGAGCTGGGCCCGGACCCGCACTGGGTGTGCGGGCGGGCCGGTGTGGTGGTCGCCCCGGTGGGCGGCCTCGCGTGACCCTGTACATCGACCCGCCGAACTGGCCGGGGCGCGGCCGCATGTGGTCGCACCTGGTCAGCGACGTGTCGTTCGAGGAACTGCACGCGGGGGCCGCCGCGATCGGCTGCCCCCCGCGCGCCTTCGACGGCGACCACTACGACATCCCGGCCGAGCGGTACGCCGACGCGGTGGCGGCGGGCGCCGTCGAGGTGGGGTCGAAGGAACTGGTACGGCGCCTCACGGCGGCGGGGCTGCGCCGCCCGAAGGGGCGCCCCCGCGCGTGAGGCGAGCCCGCGCGTGAGGCGAGCCCTCGCGTGAGGCGAGCCCTCGCGTGAGGCGGCGCGGCACCGTCCTGGCGGCGGCCCCGCACGGAAGCGGCACCACCCGCGCGGCGGCCCATGCGGGCAGGGGCCCCGTGCACGGGCGGGCGGCCGGGCTCAGCCCTGGACGGCGTCCGGGCCCTTGCCGGTGGCGGCGCACACCTGCACGCCGGCCGCCCCGCCACGGGCGTCCCCGCCACGACCGTCCCCGACGATCCCGCCGGGAGCGGCCATCCCGCCGGGAACCTCCCCGGCCACCCCGCCACGGGCGCTCCCGCCCGCCGCGCCGCCCGTCACGATCCGGCTCGGCGTACGGCGGTCCTCCCGGCGGTGCAGCCGCAGCGCCACGGCCACCGTCCCCAGCGCGACGAGCGTCATGGCCCCGCCCGCCCACGCGGTCGCCGGGTACCCGAGGCCCGCGTCGATGACGGTCCCGCCGAGCCACGGCCCGCCGGTGTTGCCCAGGTTGAAGGCGGCGGTCGTGGTGGCGCCCGCCAGGGTCGGGGCGGCACCGGCCACGTTGAACATGCGGGCGTTCAGCGCGGGCGCCGTGTAGAACGCGGACACGCCCAGCAGGAAGGCCAGCGCCACGGCGGCGACCGGGTTCCCGGCGAACAGCGCCAGCGCGGCGAGCAGCACCGTGGACGCCGCGATGCCGCTCAGCAGCACGCCGAACAGGTGCGCGTCCGCGACCCGCCCGCCGATCGCCGTCCCGACGAGCGCGCCGGCCCCGAACAGCCCGAGCACGGTCGGCACCCACCCGGAGGCGAGCCCGGCCACGTCGGTGAGGAGCGGCGCCAGGTAGGAGAACGCGCAGAAGACCCCGCCCGCCGCCAGGGCGGTGACGACCACGGCGAGCCACACCTGCCGGTCGCGGTAGATGGTCAGCTCACGCCGCAGCTCCGGCTTCCGCTCCGGCAGCGGG is a window encoding:
- a CDS encoding FG-GAP-like repeat-containing protein, translating into MASARSPRRRLAASVALVLAVTVGAGVLASPGATASPAAATGAPALVPMSTTSTTSSDAALLPVGAEVVSAGETGHLTSRKDDTGATVLEWRRTADGSVTPLGSGTVGHDSGSDTVVTGDGGSVVHLRDMAPGADWSASFDLAAEFTAGAKLVGVIGRNLYVKVPTTADYHELWHLTEVDGAARKTKLSSGAYGMDYKVVASTGSRALLLGTNRVFSGAGFRTHFWQATMTVGSDEVVDRTGVESIGPWRATSTGALTADYTARVEYPSAGPRIVVDGDRVHRDFPLDAGQADARVAGILGDTLLYGVPGTADGQTPAPLYARSVTDATAEPYRLLEHHSSVAHAPDGGLLVRGATADADGLFRVWVGDDGRPAATLVADTGRVKALAVTGSQVPATVDLERPGALAPMEWTLTRADATVDVTLTHTATGRARTERLAQPASGTRFAFTWDGLLDGASAPNGAYTWQVTATRADGSGAPATASGGFRVTREANPHDYNDNGSTDVLARDASGVLWRDDLLDWPSEGGIETAQRASIGRGWQIYDRIEAAGDLAGGPVGDLVARDTSGVLWLYQGTGAGTFTARTQIGKGWQIYATLTGGSDLTGDGRANLLATDTAGDLWLYRGTGSATAPFAARVRLGGGWQVYREITAVGDIAGGAAGDLVARDAAGVLWLYQGNGAGNFLARVRVGSGWNAFTHLVGAGDVDADGRPDLVAYGPNGTHVYRSTGSATAPFSRLTTTLYTGEGTAFDTIA
- a CDS encoding LLM class flavin-dependent oxidoreductase: MRFGLLYQLQLPRPWERDSEERLLREALEQIELADRLGYDHVWATEHHFLEEYSHSSAPEVFLAAAAARTKRIRLSHGIVTLSPSVNHPARVAERIATLDLISGGRVDFGTGQGSSQMELDGFGVDRAAKRDQWREALGVVTRMLAEEPFTGHKGRWIDVPPRNVVPKPRQRPHPPLWVGCTARPTIEAAARAGLGALALSFAAPEEAKEWADLYYEVIASDACVPAGLAVNPNFAVALPFMCHRDEETALDRGLDGAQFWSYALMYYYFLGRHRPGGSDMWRSFQEARARHGLTRDPSGAPPAPGSPEARLAEMASLRQGIGTPEQLADLVRRYEAAGVDQVIFAAQLGRNRHEHICASLRLFAQEVMPEFAARRPARDAAKRDRLAAPVRRALARREHAPTDIGDYAVGPELGA
- a CDS encoding helix-turn-helix domain-containing protein, which translates into the protein MNNGKKPSSGSTGAAKVFGRLLRFHRERAGITMEVLGKHTSYSKSQVAMIEKGERRPKDHFVRVADEVLGAQGALLEVAQEITPSGVAAWFEDYLVEEAQAAGIHMYANHVIPGLLQSPHYAEAVFRCDVPALDEDEIETGVAARIDRQKVYHRDPRPHVTYILEKITLTRPIGGREVLKDCLLHLLDIARLPNVEIQVMPEDRTTHAGLSGPFILLETAGRRRQLVYVEGQGGRYFLSEQPLLGDLFTRHGTMRAQSMSPEDSVRLIEQVAREL
- a CDS encoding DUF397 domain-containing protein, yielding MTDDLNWFKSSYSSGQGGECVEVAFTKSSYSSDQGGECVEVAACAHAVRVRDSKDTARPGLAVAPEAWSAFVRAVG
- a CDS encoding FG-GAP-like repeat-containing protein, whose amino-acid sequence is MRVPLLRRLATLATALGLTSLGLLGATAAPAQAAISDCPSGYFCAWKTDNGTGTMYKTNADQATLGAWDNTFRSVVNRTGKYACLYDDPNHGTSGMVGVWDPDPAGTEWVHDQGNVSSLKFVATSRECVSPAYPAWYASPAPEAQGFADMNGDAQADVLVRDKAGRLWFLRGDGSGQLIGNSGWNVFNGLVRHGDLSGDGREDVIAREASTGRLWLYTGTGSGTLSGRTLIGNSGWNAMSRLVGYGDLTGDGRTDLLAVEKSTGRLWLYPGTSTGALGARKLIGNGGWNAMNALVGAGDMNGDGRPDLIAREASTGKLWLYPGGTGALGARVLVGSGGWNVMEHILGLGDINGDGNADLATSTTSAFANDTCRGVGCHLVYHGRGTGSLQPGEVVAVDWHHLNGIF
- a CDS encoding flavin reductase family protein, which gives rise to MNGTTTEAPARPHRTITPSVLYFGTPVVLLTTENPDGTPNLAAFSSAWALGQTVVLGLGRDSRTAHNLADRHGLVVNLPSPDLWPAVERLAPLTGADPVPPEKRPVYRYEPDKFAAAGLTPQASVRVRPPRVAQCPLQLEARVRQRTRSADGSFWTVEAEVVHVHADPAVTVPDTQYVDPARWSPLVYNFRHYHGLGPELGHGFRSETAPLRTR
- a CDS encoding PTS transporter subunit EIIC; protein product: MTTTEDPHSSDPTPDDPSGPQRPAPPAGSAPPGGSAPPGGSAPPGGPTPPGGPTPPDGLPPPAAPAPPTEAATPATPHQATATTPHQATAAALLPLVGGAANVGAVAHCMTRLRLTLHDRALVRDAEVRAHPAVLGVVEEGAAYQIVLGPGTVARVTPEFQALLARSAAAPPQTPPGTQAAPATDPPHEARPVRRALRRVANVFVPLIPALIGCGVIAGLNGLLVNLGALPSLTPALTVIASGFMALIAVFVGYNTAQEFGGTPVLGGAVAAIVVYAGVAEVEVFGQPLAPGQGGVLGALAAAFLATRVEKWCRHRVPEALDVLVTPTLTVLVAGLVTVYGLMYAAGKVAAAIGTATDGLLAQGGAAAGFVLGGLFLPLVMLGLHQALIPLHATLIEQQGYTALLPVLAMAGAGQVGAALAVYVRLRRAEGLRRTIRSALPAGLLGVGEPLIYGVTLPLGRPFATACVGGAVGGGVIGLFGMWGDTVGSTAIGPSGWALFPLLSGPGGALATVGAYAAGLLAGYAAGFVTTYFFGLRGVTAPAP